TGGACGGTTTTGACCATGAGTCTCTGCGCCTTGAAGACGCCTTTCTCTACGGTGAGAAAAAGGAATGGCGTGCGGATTGGATGATCGTGGAAAGACGCCAGCTTGTGACCGTGTCTCCAGCGGGACGTATACGCCGACGGCCCCCTTCCAATGATTCCCCATAAAATGAAACGATCGCTAATGAAGAAAGGTTTCAAGACTCTTTTGAAAGTCTTCCAATGATCGAGTCCGAAGAGCTCTTCTCTAGGGGGAAGCCATTGGACCTCTGTTTTTTTCAATTTTCGAGAGGGCGCGAAACTGTTGCCGAAACGTCTTCAAATCGTGCTCGAAGGGTTTCAAGGATGAGTGCCCGAGTCCCCTCCTGCAAGGTTCCCCGCCGAACGCCTTGCTGTATTCCCTGTTGAATTTCGGCGAGGCACCCCTCTTCGCAGCCTTTCTTTTTGGTCAGTTCACAGGCATAGAATTCCATCATGATATCCCTCTTGCGTAGGCAATTCGCGGGGCAGATCCTTGTCCAACAGCCCTGAAAGCAGTGTCTTACCGGTCAAAAGATCCGCCTTGTCACTTCCACCCAGCTCGAACTCATTAACCGGCTTCTTCGGCCGCACGAAAAACTTCCAACAAACCGCATTGTCTTTTGAGGACATTAAGAATCATCCCAAGGAAATAACCTGCCGATAGCTTTTTGTCGTAAAGAGGCTCCAAGGCAAATGCCTTGACATCATTGCGCACCCCATGGTTTTCTTCGCTCGGCCGAACCCATGACGCACCGCGCGTAAGAGACAAGGCACCTAGAGCTTGGGCGAGAACCGGCAATACCGGAGTGTTTTATGGCATTTCAGGGGAGGTTCGAAGCGACACCACGCCCCTTCGAGGTCAAACAGCATTTTTTAGCTGTAAGCAAACGGCGTGTCTTGCTTCGACAACCCGGAAAGGATGTTTTTCCGTGGCTGTAGGGGCGAGACGACGCCATGCCCCTCCAATGGGACACGGTGTCTTTTTCTGGGAGCGCGGATTTCCTACCTTCCGTTTGTGTAGGCGAAGCGCCCGCGGTCCTAGAGGAAAATGGGCGAGCCGCCGCCTCGCCCCAACAAGCGTGAAGGCGAACCCGCGCTCCTAGGGGGAAAATGGGCTCTCGATCACGTTTCCGGACAAAGCGCATGACAGACGATTCCCATTCACAGCACAACGGCAAAACACGGGCATGTTATAGGATACCCTCATGCACAACACTCGACACCTCAGGAGGAACCCCGCATGCAAATAGACGACATTCGGCGGCTTGTGGAAACGGCCATTCCCTTTGTCTCCCGATCCGGCCTTCAGGTTTTGGAAATGCGTCCCGGATACGTCAAGCTTCGCATGCCTTTTGACGGCAACCAAAACCATGTGGGCACCATGTACGCCGGAGCTCTGTTCACTTTGGGAGAAATTCCCGGCGGGGCCCTCTGTTACTGCACCTTCGATCCTCGCAAATATTTTCCGCTGGCCAAGGAAATCACCATTCGTTATCGAAAGCCTGTTACCACGGACGCCGTGATCGAGGTGAGTCTTACTCAGGCCGAAATAGCTCGTATGCAAAGGGACCTG
The nucleotide sequence above comes from Desulfosoma sp.. Encoded proteins:
- a CDS encoding YiiD C-terminal domain-containing protein encodes the protein MQIDDIRRLVETAIPFVSRSGLQVLEMRPGYVKLRMPFDGNQNHVGTMYAGALFTLGEIPGGALCYCTFDPRKYFPLAKEITIRYRKPVTTDAVIEVSLTQAEIARMQRDLDTNGKADFLVDADIMDASGESVATIHGVYQIRSVTL